A portion of the Caenorhabditis elegans chromosome III genome contains these proteins:
- the egl-5 gene encoding Homeobox protein egl-5 (Confirmed by transcript evidence): MNTSTSAFDFGSSTASSAATSTTSSQPDANDHLSRLAAMTQGVGKEDPETSSTPSTEASLYPVSAAYMQSYGWPQNYNYFGQPLGPATFPGWPQCYPNTAWPNYGELFASSKKGRQTYQRYQTSVLEAKFQQSSYVSKKQREELRLQTQLTDRQIKIWFQNRRMKAKKEKQRVDDHTEHTPLLPANPPKGMGMDMDDEKKWQMAHWPPAAAHNPYQYPLCPP, translated from the exons ATGAACACTTCGACGAGTGCATTCGATTTTGGCTCGTCGACAGCTTCATCAGCTGCCACGTCGACAACATCTTCACAACCAGATGCCAATGATCATTTATCG AGACTTGCCGCCATGACGCAAGGAGTTGGAAAAGAAGATCCAGAAACATCATCAACTCCATCCACAGAAGCCAGTCTTTACCCAG TCTCGGCTGCGTACATGCAGAGCTACGGCTGGCCACAGAACTACAACTACTTTGGTCAACCATTGGGCCCTGCCACGTTTCCCGGATGGCCTCAGTGCTATCCGAATACGGCGTGGCCCAACTACGGTGAGTTGTTCG catCATCAAAGAAAGGCCGTCAAACGTATCAACGCTATCAAACATCAGTTCTTGAAGCGAAATTCCAACAGTCATCATACGTGTCAAAGAAACAACGTGAAGAGCTCCGCCTGCAGACTCAATTGACAGATCGTCAAATCAAAATCTGGTTCCAAAATCGTCGAATGAAGGCGAAAAAAGAGAAGCAAAGAGTAGATGATCACACGGAACATACTCCACTTCTACCGGCAAATCCACCAAAAGGAATGGGAATGGATATGgatgatgagaaaaaatggcaaatggCTCATTGGCCACCAGCAGCTGCACACAATCCATATCAATACCCGTTGTGTCCACCGTAA
- the egl-5 gene encoding Homeobox protein egl-5 (Confirmed by transcript evidence): MNTSTSAFDFGSSTASSAATSTTSSQPDANDHLSRLAAMTQGVGKEDPETSSTPSTEASLYPGISAAYMQSYGWPQNYNYFGQPLGPATFPGWPQCYPNTAWPNYASSKKGRQTYQRYQTSVLEAKFQQSSYVSKKQREELRLQTQLTDRQIKIWFQNRRMKAKKEKQRVDDHTEHTPLLPANPPKGMGMDMDDEKKWQMAHWPPAAAHNPYQYPLCPP; this comes from the exons ATGAACACTTCGACGAGTGCATTCGATTTTGGCTCGTCGACAGCTTCATCAGCTGCCACGTCGACAACATCTTCACAACCAGATGCCAATGATCATTTATCG AGACTTGCCGCCATGACGCAAGGAGTTGGAAAAGAAGATCCAGAAACATCATCAACTCCATCCACAGAAGCCAGTCTTTACCCAGGTA TCTCGGCTGCGTACATGCAGAGCTACGGCTGGCCACAGAACTACAACTACTTTGGTCAACCATTGGGCCCTGCCACGTTTCCCGGATGGCCTCAGTGCTATCCGAATACGGCGTGGCCCAACTACG catCATCAAAGAAAGGCCGTCAAACGTATCAACGCTATCAAACATCAGTTCTTGAAGCGAAATTCCAACAGTCATCATACGTGTCAAAGAAACAACGTGAAGAGCTCCGCCTGCAGACTCAATTGACAGATCGTCAAATCAAAATCTGGTTCCAAAATCGTCGAATGAAGGCGAAAAAAGAGAAGCAAAGAGTAGATGATCACACGGAACATACTCCACTTCTACCGGCAAATCCACCAAAAGGAATGGGAATGGATATGgatgatgagaaaaaatggcaaatggCTCATTGGCCACCAGCAGCTGCACACAATCCATATCAATACCCGTTGTGTCCACCGTAA
- the egl-5 gene encoding Homeobox protein egl-5 (Confirmed by transcript evidence), which yields MNTSTSAFDFGSSTASSAATSTTSSQPDANDHLSRLAAMTQGVGKEDPETSSTPSTEASLYPGISAAYMQSYGWPQNYNYFGQPLGPATFPGWPQCYPNTAWPNYGELFASSKKGRQTYQRYQTSVLEAKFQQSSYVSKKQREELRLQTQLTDRQIKIWFQNRRMKAKKEKQRVDDHTEHTPLLPANPPKGMGMDMDDEKKWQMAHWPPAAAHNPYQYPLCPP from the exons ATGAACACTTCGACGAGTGCATTCGATTTTGGCTCGTCGACAGCTTCATCAGCTGCCACGTCGACAACATCTTCACAACCAGATGCCAATGATCATTTATCG AGACTTGCCGCCATGACGCAAGGAGTTGGAAAAGAAGATCCAGAAACATCATCAACTCCATCCACAGAAGCCAGTCTTTACCCAGGTA TCTCGGCTGCGTACATGCAGAGCTACGGCTGGCCACAGAACTACAACTACTTTGGTCAACCATTGGGCCCTGCCACGTTTCCCGGATGGCCTCAGTGCTATCCGAATACGGCGTGGCCCAACTACGGTGAGTTGTTCG catCATCAAAGAAAGGCCGTCAAACGTATCAACGCTATCAAACATCAGTTCTTGAAGCGAAATTCCAACAGTCATCATACGTGTCAAAGAAACAACGTGAAGAGCTCCGCCTGCAGACTCAATTGACAGATCGTCAAATCAAAATCTGGTTCCAAAATCGTCGAATGAAGGCGAAAAAAGAGAAGCAAAGAGTAGATGATCACACGGAACATACTCCACTTCTACCGGCAAATCCACCAAAAGGAATGGGAATGGATATGgatgatgagaaaaaatggcaaatggCTCATTGGCCACCAGCAGCTGCACACAATCCATATCAATACCCGTTGTGTCCACCGTAA